In Variovorax paradoxus, a single genomic region encodes these proteins:
- a CDS encoding glycerate kinase, whose protein sequence is MRAMNFKKFLVPVGAIVVLGLAWRSGGWGGVALAGGAIMMFLLLHFNRAMQVLKRAAERPVGYVGSAVMLNAKLKPNATLMHVIAMTRALGELRSPKDTQPEVYRWTDGGGSYVDAVFNGGKLQSWTMTRPENPVDEQDGANPAA, encoded by the coding sequence ATGCGCGCCATGAATTTCAAGAAATTTCTGGTGCCCGTGGGCGCCATCGTCGTTCTCGGGCTGGCCTGGCGCAGCGGTGGCTGGGGCGGCGTCGCCCTGGCCGGCGGCGCGATCATGATGTTCCTGCTGCTGCACTTCAACCGCGCCATGCAGGTGCTCAAGCGTGCGGCCGAGCGGCCGGTGGGCTACGTCGGCAGCGCGGTGATGCTCAATGCCAAGCTCAAGCCGAACGCGACGCTGATGCACGTCATTGCCATGACCCGCGCCCTGGGCGAACTGCGCTCGCCCAAGGACACGCAGCCCGAGGTGTACCGCTGGACCGACGGCGGCGGCTCGTACGTCGATGCGGTGTTCAACGGCGGCAAGCTGCAGAGCTGGACCATGACGCGGCCGGAGAACCCCGTCGACGAGCAAGACGGCGCCAACCCGGCCGCCTGA